GATCGAGTCACCTACGATTACCTCAAAGGGAGAGATTTTGCACCCATTGATGCAGATTGGGATCAAGCAGTGGGCTGGTGGGAATCCATCAAGAGCGATGCTGATGCCCAGTACGATGATGTAGTAGTATTTGACGCCGCAGAAATACCTCCTACCGTTACTTGGGGGATTACTCCCGGTCAAGGTATCGGTGTCAATCAGTCAGTACCTCAGCCAGAAGAACTGCTGGAAGAAGACCGATTTATTGCCGAAGAAGCTTATCGCTACATGGATTTATATCCTGGTCAACCCATCAAGGGCACTAAAATAGATGTCTGCTTTATTGGTAGTTGCACCAACGGCAGAATTAGCGATTTACGAGAAGCGGCAAAAATCGCTAAAGGTCGCCACGTTGCAGAAGGAATCAAAGCCTTTGTTGTCCCTGGTTCTGAAAGAGTGAAGGAAGAAGCGGAAGCTGAAGGACTAGATAAAATCTTTCAGGAAGCCGGATTTGAGTGGCGGGAACCGGGATGTTCTATGTGCCTAGCCATGAACCCCGATAAGCTAGAAGGAAGACAAATCAGTGCCTCCTCCTCCAACCGCAACTTTAAAGGAAGACAAGGTTCCTCTTCTGGCCGGACATTGCTGATGAGTCCGGCAATGGTTGCCACTGCTGCCATCAAAGGCGAAGTTTCTGATGTGCGTGAGTTGCTGTAACCTTGGGGATTAGGGAAGGTGGGGCCCCCTCTGGGGATAAGGGGTAATGGGGATTAGGGATTGAAAGTTTACCTATTACCATTACCCATTCCCTATTCCCGACTCCCTCATCTTCCCCAGTCCCCAGTCCCCAGTCCCCAATCCCCAATCCCTTTTTCAACAAACTGTCATTGAAATAATAGATAAAAATTATGGTAAGTGAAGTTAAAACAGTTTCAGGGCGCGGTATACCGTTAGTGGGCAATGATATAGATACCGATCGCATCATTCCCGCGCGATATTTGAAAGCCGTTACCTTTGATGGCTTAGGCGAAGGCGCGTTTATTGATGATCGGAAAGCGCTTAAAGGTGAACATACCTTTGACCAACCCCAATACCAAGGGGCGAAAATTCTAATAGTCAATCGTAACTTTGGCTGTGGTTCATCAAGAGAACACGCACCCCAAGCGATCGCCAAATGGGGAATCCAAGCTTTAATCGGTGAAAGCTTCGCCGAAATCTTTTTTGGTAACTGTGTGGCAATGGGCATACCTTGTCTGACAGCCGATGCTGTTACAGTTAAACAACTGCAAGAGTTAGTCGCTGCCAATCCTCAAGCCGCCGTGACAGTAAATCTCGAAACCTTGCAAGTGCAAATTGATGATTACACCGCCCCAGTTGCGATCGGTGAAGGGACAAGAAGCACATTTATTTCTGGAACTTGGGATGCTTGCGGTCAGTTGGTGGCTAACACTGACCAAGTTCGGGCAACAGCTGCAAAATTACCTTATGTAGGTTGGGGCAATTTAGCCGTAAGTTAGCGATATGTAGAAAATTCGTTTGTCTAGCTGCGATTTCTAACATACTGTTGGTCAATTCATGGTGGGTTTGACCCCTCACCCCTAAAACATTGGTTTGGCGTTGCTTTCCCGCCCTGAAATAAATTTCGGGCTAATAGCTCAAGTCCGTTGAAACGGACTCAAATCAGAGTAATCACTGTTGATAATATTTTTGTTGAGCAAAAATAGCTGGAGTTAATAAAGCTTCTAATTTCTGAGAAATTGCCTCATTATCTATAGTAGGAGTATGATGTTTATGTGCGTGGTCAGAGTTTTGCTTTGGTCGCTTGGACATGGCGGTAAACCAAACTTTTCATTAACTCATTTAATAATTGAATTTACCTAACAATGTTGCCCACTTCTGATAAATTTATTCTGCCGTTACAATATCTTTTCGCTTTAAATTTTAACTTTCAAAAACTATTTGATAATGATAATCAAATAATGGGGGAAGGATGCGAGCGTCGCTCGCATCCTTCCCCACCCCCACGCACGATTATCATTTTTACTAAGACAATTTTGAGTATTTTAACTGATTGACAAAATGCGCTTTAGTTTAACCTGTCACGAGTGAGCGGATTGGGGAGAAAAAACTATACTTGCCTTTTACTGACCAGAAACAAAATTACCCTAATTTACAACCCGTGCTGACCAAGGCGATTGATTGGGAACTGATTCGTCAACAGTATGACCAAATGATTAAATATGCTACGGCGCTGCGATTAGGTACGGCGGAAGCAGATACGATTTTAAAACGGTTTAGTGCAAAAGCTCTGCAACATCCGACACAACGGGCATTGAATGAATTGGGTAGGGCGGTTAAAACTATTTTTCTGTGTCGTTACCTGCATTCGGAAGCTCTGCGGCGCGAAATTAATGAAGGGTTAAATGTGGTGGAGCAGTGGAATGGTGCCAATAGTTTTATTTTTTATGGCAAGAATAGTGAAATTGCAACTAACCGCTTAGATGAGCAGGAGTTATCGGTGTTATGCCTGCATTTGTTGCAGATGTGCTTGGTCTATATTAATACCTTGATGATTCAAAAAGTTTTGGCTGACCCTGTATGGATGAAACGAATGACAGCCGTAGATTTACGAGGACTAACGCCTTTGATTTGGGGTCATGTTAATCCTTATGGAACTTTTAAGTTGGATATGAACGAGCGGTTGGAGCTTGATGTGGCGTAAAAGTCAAAAAATTTTGATGTAATCTAGTCTGGGTAAAGGTTACAGCCGTCGCGTGGCGGCTGGTGACAGCTTCGCTACTTTTACCCCGTTAAGTAATATTTCACCAACGGTATCCGACTGCTTGCAGCAGTGGCGTTACCTCTGATATACTCATCCCCAAAATCTAAACATTTTTAGGAAAGCATCGATGCTCTTTAAATCAGTAAA
This Nostoc sp. C052 DNA region includes the following protein-coding sequences:
- the leuD gene encoding 3-isopropylmalate dehydratase small subunit, which translates into the protein MVSEVKTVSGRGIPLVGNDIDTDRIIPARYLKAVTFDGLGEGAFIDDRKALKGEHTFDQPQYQGAKILIVNRNFGCGSSREHAPQAIAKWGIQALIGESFAEIFFGNCVAMGIPCLTADAVTVKQLQELVAANPQAAVTVNLETLQVQIDDYTAPVAIGEGTRSTFISGTWDACGQLVANTDQVRATAAKLPYVGWGNLAVS